The Puntigrus tetrazona isolate hp1 chromosome 3, ASM1883169v1, whole genome shotgun sequence genome contains a region encoding:
- the hsd17b14 gene encoding 17-beta-hydroxysteroid dehydrogenase 14 has protein sequence KKIIFCKYNVINVNPLSDPPHKTTDETTADEFRDLLNXXXXXXXXXXXXXXXXXXLVASIGQRDAAPYVATKGAITSMTKAMAVDESRYRVRVNCISPSNIMTPLWEELAGQTEDAAATIKGGENAQLIGRMGTEIESGLAALFLAADATFCTGIDLFLSGGAELNYGFKSQIL, from the exons aaaaaaattatattctgtaaatataatgtaataaatgtaaatccCCTATCAGACCCCCCTCACAAGACCACAGATGAAACCACTGCGGACGAATTCAGAGACCTGCTTAATCNNNNNNNNNNNNNNNNNNNNNNNNNNNNNNNNNNNNNNNNNNNNNNNNNNNNNCTCGTCGCCTCAATAGGTCAGAGAGATGCAGCTCCCTATGTGGCAACCAAG GGGGCGATCACCTCCATGACTAAAGCAATGGCCGTGGATGAGAGTCGCTATAGAGTGAGGGTGAACTG CATCTCTCCGAGCAATATAATGACGCCTTTATGGGAGGAGCTTGCCGGCCAAACAGAAGACGCGGCTGCCACTATTAAAGGGGGAGAAAATGCTCAG CTAATTGGTCGAATGGGAACGGAGATTGAGAGCGGGTTAGCTGCCCTCTTCTTGGCAGCTGATGCCACTTTCTGTACTGGGATAGATTTGTTTCTGAGCGGAGGGGCTGAACTGAACTACGGCTTCAAAAGCCAAATTCTATAA